A section of the Streptomyces sp. NBC_01591 genome encodes:
- a CDS encoding LacI family DNA-binding transcriptional regulator, with protein sequence MAETARHSETRYGNRPTMKDVAARAGVGLKTVSRVVNSEPGVTPDTERRVQEAIEALGFRRNDSARVLRKGRTASIGLVLEDLADPFYGPLSRAVEEVARAHGALLINGSSAEDPEREQELVLALCARRVDGLIVIPAGDDHRYLAPEIKAGIATVFVDRPAGRIDADMVLSDSFGGAREGVAHLIAHGHRRIGFIGDQPRIHTATERLRGYHAAMADAGTRVEDSWVSLGSTEPDRVRAAAEQMLSGPEPVTAIFAGNNRVTVTVVRVLSEQERRIALVGFDDIELADLLGITVVSQDAAAVGRTAAEHLFRRLDGANHAPARVQLPTTLITRGSGELPPA encoded by the coding sequence GTGGCCGAGACCGCCCGTCACTCCGAGACCCGTTACGGCAACCGGCCGACCATGAAGGATGTGGCCGCCCGCGCCGGAGTGGGCCTCAAGACGGTCTCGCGCGTGGTCAACAGCGAGCCGGGAGTCACCCCCGACACCGAGCGCCGGGTCCAGGAGGCCATCGAAGCGCTCGGCTTCCGGCGCAACGACAGCGCGCGCGTCCTGCGCAAGGGCCGCACCGCCTCGATCGGACTGGTCCTGGAGGACCTCGCCGACCCGTTCTACGGGCCGCTGAGCCGAGCGGTGGAGGAGGTCGCGCGGGCGCACGGCGCCCTGCTCATCAACGGGTCGAGCGCCGAGGACCCGGAGCGCGAGCAGGAGCTCGTACTCGCCCTGTGCGCGCGCCGGGTGGACGGGCTCATCGTGATTCCGGCCGGTGACGACCACCGCTATCTGGCACCGGAGATAAAGGCGGGCATCGCCACCGTCTTCGTGGACCGCCCCGCGGGCCGCATCGACGCCGACATGGTCCTCTCCGACAGCTTCGGCGGCGCCCGCGAGGGCGTCGCGCATCTGATCGCGCACGGCCACCGCCGGATCGGCTTCATCGGCGACCAGCCGCGCATCCACACCGCCACCGAGCGGCTGCGCGGCTACCACGCGGCGATGGCGGACGCGGGGACGCGGGTCGAGGACTCCTGGGTGTCCCTCGGCTCGACCGAACCCGACCGGGTCCGGGCCGCCGCCGAGCAGATGCTCTCCGGCCCCGAGCCCGTCACCGCGATCTTCGCGGGCAACAACCGGGTGACGGTGACGGTGGTGCGGGTCCTCTCCGAGCAGGAACGCCGCATCGCCCTGGTCGGCTTCGACGACATCGAACTGGCCGACCTGCTCGGTATCACCGTCGTCTCCCAGGACGCCGCCGCCGTCGGCCGCACCGCCGCCGAGCATCTCTTCCGCCGTCTGGACGGCGCCAACCACGCCCCGGCCCGCGTGCAGCTGCCGACGACGCTCATCACGCGCGGCTCGGGCGAGCTGCCGCCCGCCTGA
- a CDS encoding ROK family protein — MHTDLVAALDIGGTKIAAALVDGDGALLVRAQRPTPARESAETVMSAVTEVLTELSGSPLWGRATAVGIGSAGPVDASAGTVSPVNVPGWRDFPLVERVGKAVGGLPVELVGDGVAMTAAEHWLGAARGYDNALCMVVSTGVGGGLVLGGKLHPGPTGNAGHIGHVSVDLDGDPCPCGSRGCVERIASGPNIARRALEAGWRPGPDGDASAAAVAAAAAAGDPIAIASFERAAQALAAGIAATATLVEIDIAVIGGGVAGAGDILFAPLRRALRQYATLSFVRQIKVAPAVMGTDAGLVGAAAAARVGPGGVVAVQS, encoded by the coding sequence ATGCATACCGACCTCGTCGCCGCGCTGGACATCGGCGGCACCAAGATCGCCGCCGCGTTGGTGGACGGCGACGGCGCTCTTCTCGTACGGGCGCAGCGGCCGACGCCCGCACGCGAGAGCGCCGAGACGGTGATGAGCGCCGTGACGGAGGTCCTCACCGAGCTGTCCGGCTCTCCCCTGTGGGGGCGGGCGACGGCGGTCGGCATCGGCAGCGCGGGCCCGGTCGACGCCTCGGCCGGCACGGTCAGCCCGGTCAACGTCCCCGGCTGGCGCGACTTCCCGCTGGTGGAGCGGGTCGGCAAGGCGGTCGGCGGACTGCCCGTCGAGCTGGTCGGCGACGGGGTCGCGATGACGGCTGCCGAGCACTGGCTGGGCGCCGCCCGCGGCTACGACAACGCGCTCTGCATGGTCGTGTCGACCGGTGTCGGCGGCGGGCTCGTCCTCGGCGGCAAGCTCCACCCCGGCCCCACGGGCAACGCGGGGCACATCGGTCATGTCAGCGTGGACCTGGACGGCGACCCCTGCCCGTGCGGTTCGCGCGGCTGTGTCGAGCGCATCGCCAGCGGTCCGAACATCGCCCGCCGGGCTCTGGAGGCCGGTTGGCGGCCCGGACCGGACGGCGATGCCTCGGCCGCCGCGGTGGCCGCCGCGGCGGCCGCGGGGGACCCGATCGCCATCGCCTCGTTCGAGCGCGCCGCCCAGGCGCTGGCCGCCGGAATCGCCGCCACCGCCACGCTCGTCGAGATCGACATCGCGGTGATCGGCGGGGGAGTGGCCGGTGCGGGCGACATCCTCTTCGCGCCGTTGCGCCGGGCCCTTCGCCAGTACGCCACCCTCTCCTTCGTCCGGCAGATCAAGGTGGCCCCGGCGGTGATGGGCACCGACGCGGGACTGGTGGGCGCCGCCGCGGCGGCACGGGTGGGTCCGGGCGGCGTGGTGGCCGTCCAGAGCTGA
- a CDS encoding NPCBM/NEW2 domain-containing protein, giving the protein MAGLLCAAGTTVPAVAKSPDPAPAHAVTPQSGNGLALTPPMGFNNWNSTHCRAEFDESMVKGIADIFVEKGLKEAGYQYVNLDDCWAKPQRNADGKLEADPQRFPNGIKAVADYVHSKGLKIGIYTSAGTKTCDSVGLPGALGHEYSDAQQFADWGIDYLKYDNCNNQGVDAKKRYTTMRDALAATGRPIVYSICEWGENKPWEWAGELGNLWRTTGDINDSWGSMLSIMKKNLPLAAAAGPGHWNDPDMLEVGNGGMTDTEYRTHFSMWSVMAAPLLIGSDLREASAETFEILSNHEVIAVDQDPLGKQGTVVSSAGGRWVVAKEMRDGSRAVALFNETGSAQRIATTAAEVGLPQADGYTMRDLWEHRSYNTAGTVAATVPAHGTVLLRVAADGEWAAQPPAVELGLESSPLVEAGRTTTLTTTVTDLGRTPARKVSALLTGPSGWQVKAVSPTGSPALPTGRSLTTRWQVTAPSGTPTGAYDLALAAQYRSPTGTRVRSTVPLRAHVVVAPPTGGGYLGDLPQLSAANGWGPVERDTSNGESGAGDGNPLTIGGTVFTKGLGVHAYSAVEFYTGRACTTVTAQVGVDDEKGAKGTVAFEVWADGTKVASTGVLTNAMPAQPLTAEVSGAQMVRLVVTDGGDGSDSDHADWADLRITC; this is encoded by the coding sequence ATGGCCGGGCTGCTGTGCGCCGCGGGAACGACCGTTCCCGCCGTCGCGAAATCGCCCGATCCCGCTCCCGCCCACGCCGTGACTCCGCAGTCCGGAAACGGTCTTGCGCTCACCCCGCCGATGGGGTTCAACAATTGGAACTCGACGCACTGCCGGGCCGAGTTCGACGAGTCGATGGTCAAGGGCATCGCCGACATCTTTGTCGAGAAGGGCCTCAAGGAGGCCGGCTACCAGTACGTCAATCTCGACGACTGCTGGGCGAAGCCGCAGCGCAATGCGGACGGCAAACTGGAGGCCGATCCGCAGCGATTCCCGAACGGGATCAAGGCAGTCGCGGACTATGTCCACTCCAAGGGCCTCAAAATCGGCATCTACACCAGCGCCGGCACCAAGACCTGTGACAGCGTGGGACTTCCGGGCGCGCTGGGCCACGAGTACAGCGACGCACAGCAGTTCGCCGACTGGGGCATCGACTACCTGAAGTACGACAACTGCAACAACCAGGGCGTCGACGCGAAGAAGCGCTATACGACAATGCGGGACGCACTGGCGGCGACCGGCCGCCCCATCGTCTACAGCATCTGCGAATGGGGCGAGAACAAGCCCTGGGAGTGGGCCGGCGAGCTCGGCAATCTCTGGCGCACGACCGGCGACATCAACGACAGCTGGGGCAGCATGCTGTCGATCATGAAGAAGAACCTGCCCCTCGCGGCCGCGGCCGGACCCGGGCACTGGAACGACCCCGACATGCTGGAGGTCGGCAACGGCGGCATGACGGACACGGAGTACCGCACGCACTTCTCCATGTGGTCCGTGATGGCGGCGCCACTGCTCATCGGTTCCGATCTGCGCGAGGCGAGCGCGGAGACCTTCGAGATCCTCTCCAACCACGAGGTCATCGCGGTCGACCAGGACCCGCTCGGCAAGCAGGGCACCGTGGTCTCCTCCGCCGGCGGGCGCTGGGTGGTCGCCAAGGAGATGCGGGACGGCAGCCGCGCCGTCGCCCTGTTCAACGAGACCGGCAGCGCACAGCGCATCGCGACGACCGCCGCGGAGGTGGGGCTGCCGCAGGCCGACGGGTACACGATGCGCGACCTGTGGGAGCACCGGTCGTACAACACCGCGGGCACCGTGGCCGCGACCGTCCCGGCGCACGGCACGGTGCTGCTGCGGGTCGCCGCCGACGGCGAGTGGGCCGCGCAGCCCCCTGCGGTGGAACTCGGCCTGGAATCCAGTCCGTTGGTCGAGGCGGGGCGCACCACCACACTGACCACGACGGTCACCGATCTGGGCCGCACCCCCGCCAGGAAGGTCTCGGCGCTGCTCACCGGCCCCTCGGGCTGGCAGGTGAAGGCGGTGTCGCCGACCGGTTCACCGGCTCTGCCGACCGGCCGGTCCCTGACCACCCGCTGGCAGGTGACGGCCCCCTCGGGCACCCCCACCGGTGCGTACGATCTGGCACTCGCCGCCCAGTACCGCTCACCGACCGGGACGCGGGTACGGTCCACGGTCCCGCTCCGGGCCCACGTGGTGGTCGCGCCGCCGACGGGCGGCGGCTACCTGGGCGATCTGCCGCAGCTCTCGGCGGCCAACGGCTGGGGCCCCGTGGAGCGGGACACCAGCAACGGTGAGAGCGGTGCGGGCGACGGGAATCCGCTGACGATCGGCGGCACGGTCTTCACCAAGGGCCTCGGCGTGCACGCCTACAGCGCCGTCGAGTTCTACACCGGCAGGGCGTGCACCACCGTGACGGCGCAGGTCGGGGTCGACGACGAGAAGGGCGCCAAGGGGACGGTCGCCTTCGAGGTCTGGGCCGACGGCACGAAGGTGGCGTCGACCGGCGTACTGACCAACGCGATGCCCGCCCAGCCGCTCACCGCGGAGGTGAGCGGTGCGCAGATGGTACGTCTGGTGGTCACCGACGGCGGGGACGGCTCCGATTCCGACCACGCGGACTGGGCGGACCTGCGGATCACCTGCTGA
- a CDS encoding ABC transporter substrate-binding protein, with amino-acid sequence MSRRSLLRGTAVGAGAVALPALLTACGSGPGGDGKTITLGSNSSDPVPKKAFADAFAAYEAQSDGRKVRVNTVDHNTFQENINRYLQGKPDDVFMWFAGYRMQFFAEKGLLYDISDNWQDYKGFSAALKAQSTGADGKQYLTPYYYYPWAVFHRKSLFADRGYQAPKTLDEYVALAEQMKKDKLDPIAFCDKDGWPAMGTFDYIDMRTNGYEFHKSLMAGEVAWTDRRVREVFDTWRRLLPYCQQGANGRTWQEAANSLQKKEAGMAVLGLPHPGAQFPEGEQGDIDFFPFPVINPEHGQDAVEAPIDGFLLAKKSKNLKNKKTLESAKDLLKWLATGKAEDIYLKSDPNNIAVSDQADISAYSPLQKKAVELVSGAKQISQFLDRDTRPDFSSTVMIPAIQKFISDPDDVDGLVNDIERQKKTIFAAD; translated from the coding sequence ATGTCCCGGCGAAGTCTGCTGCGCGGTACGGCCGTTGGCGCCGGAGCCGTAGCGCTGCCCGCGTTGCTCACTGCCTGCGGGAGCGGCCCCGGTGGTGACGGGAAGACGATCACCTTGGGGTCGAATTCCTCCGACCCGGTTCCGAAGAAGGCATTCGCCGACGCTTTCGCCGCGTACGAGGCGCAGTCGGACGGGCGGAAGGTGAGGGTCAACACCGTCGACCACAACACCTTTCAGGAGAACATCAACCGGTATCTCCAGGGCAAGCCGGACGATGTCTTCATGTGGTTCGCCGGATACCGGATGCAATTCTTCGCCGAGAAGGGACTGCTGTACGACATCAGCGACAACTGGCAGGACTACAAAGGCTTCTCGGCCGCGCTGAAAGCCCAGTCCACCGGAGCGGACGGCAAGCAGTACCTCACTCCGTACTACTACTATCCGTGGGCCGTCTTCCACCGCAAGAGCCTGTTCGCCGACCGCGGCTATCAGGCACCGAAGACGCTCGACGAGTACGTGGCGCTCGCCGAGCAGATGAAGAAGGACAAGCTCGATCCCATCGCGTTCTGCGACAAGGACGGCTGGCCCGCCATGGGCACCTTCGACTACATCGACATGCGGACCAACGGCTACGAATTCCACAAGAGCCTGATGGCGGGCGAGGTCGCCTGGACCGACAGACGGGTCAGGGAGGTCTTCGACACCTGGCGCCGGCTCCTCCCGTACTGCCAGCAGGGCGCCAACGGCCGTACCTGGCAGGAGGCCGCCAACAGTCTCCAGAAGAAGGAGGCCGGCATGGCCGTCCTCGGACTGCCGCACCCCGGAGCCCAGTTCCCCGAGGGCGAACAGGGCGACATCGACTTCTTCCCCTTCCCCGTGATCAACCCGGAGCACGGGCAGGACGCGGTCGAGGCACCCATCGACGGATTCCTGCTGGCCAAGAAGTCGAAGAACCTCAAGAACAAGAAGACCCTGGAGAGCGCGAAGGACCTGCTCAAGTGGCTGGCCACGGGGAAGGCCGAGGACATCTACCTGAAGAGCGACCCGAACAACATCGCGGTCAGCGACCAGGCGGACATCTCCGCGTACTCACCGCTCCAGAAGAAGGCCGTGGAGCTGGTCTCCGGGGCGAAGCAGATCTCCCAGTTCCTGGACCGGGACACCCGGCCGGACTTCTCCTCCACGGTCATGATCCCGGCGATCCAGAAGTTCATCAGCGACCCGGACGACGTGGACGGCCTGGTCAACGACATCGAACGGCAGAAGAAGACCATCTTCGCTGCCGACTGA